A single region of the Candidatus Thermokryptus mobilis genome encodes:
- the lysS gene encoding lysine--tRNA ligase has protein sequence MKRRLEELEELKRLGINPYPYEYPVNAYSDEILRNFRDEDPPMSVSIAGRIMSIRRMGKATFSHIQDSKGKIQIYFKKDVLGEKYDILKLLDIGDIIGVRGEVFRTRTGEVTVKVDDYQILAKSIRPLPVVKEKIDEHGNRIVYDPFTDKEMRYRQRYVDLIVNPEVKQVFIKRAKIISTIREILDSHGYIEVETPILQPVYGGATARPFVTHHNALDMDLYLRIADELYLKRLIVGGFDGVYEIGKDFRNEGMDRMHNPEFTMLELYVAYKDYNWMMEFTESLIYNVCLRVNGTSRIKFGDNEIDLTPPWRRVPMFELLKQYTGENLEGKSEDELRAIARRLNVDVSSKIGVGKIIDEIFSELVQPNLIQPTFVIDYPIEMSPLAKRHRSKPHLVERFEVIISGMEVCNAFSELNDPIDQRYRFEEQARLRAQGDEEAMTIDEDFIRALEYGMPPTAGLGIGIDRLVMILTNQKTIRDVILFPHMRPEK, from the coding sequence ATGAAGAGGCGACTTGAGGAGCTTGAAGAGTTGAAAAGACTTGGGATTAACCCTTATCCTTATGAGTATCCGGTTAATGCTTATTCTGATGAAATTTTAAGAAATTTCCGAGATGAAGATCCCCCGATGAGTGTTTCAATTGCTGGGCGAATTATGTCAATAAGACGAATGGGAAAGGCGACATTTTCGCATATTCAAGATTCAAAGGGGAAAATTCAAATTTATTTCAAAAAAGATGTGCTTGGGGAAAAGTATGATATTTTGAAGTTGCTTGACATTGGAGATATAATTGGCGTTAGGGGTGAGGTTTTCAGGACCCGCACCGGTGAAGTGACTGTCAAAGTTGATGACTATCAAATTCTTGCCAAATCAATTAGACCGCTTCCAGTAGTAAAAGAAAAGATAGACGAACACGGCAATAGGATTGTTTATGACCCCTTCACGGATAAGGAGATGAGATACAGGCAAAGATATGTTGATTTGATCGTAAATCCGGAAGTGAAGCAGGTTTTCATAAAGCGTGCGAAGATAATAAGCACTATAAGGGAGATACTTGATTCACATGGTTACATTGAAGTTGAAACGCCAATCCTTCAGCCAGTTTATGGTGGTGCAACAGCTAGACCTTTTGTAACGCATCATAATGCGCTTGATATGGATTTGTATCTTCGCATTGCAGATGAACTTTACTTAAAGAGATTAATCGTTGGTGGCTTTGATGGTGTTTATGAAATAGGCAAGGATTTTAGAAATGAGGGTATGGACAGGATGCACAATCCGGAGTTTACAATGCTTGAACTTTATGTGGCGTACAAGGATTACAATTGGATGATGGAGTTTACGGAGAGTTTGATTTACAATGTTTGTTTGCGTGTTAATGGAACTTCAAGGATAAAGTTTGGTGATAATGAAATTGATTTGACCCCGCCTTGGAGGAGAGTTCCGATGTTTGAGTTGTTGAAGCAGTACACGGGTGAAAATCTTGAAGGGAAAAGTGAAGATGAACTTCGTGCCATAGCGAGGCGACTTAATGTTGATGTTTCTTCAAAAATTGGGGTCGGGAAGATAATTGATGAGATTTTTTCAGAGCTGGTTCAACCGAACTTGATACAGCCGACATTTGTGATTGATTATCCAATTGAGATGTCACCGCTTGCGAAAAGACATAGAAGCAAACCACATCTTGTTGAAAGGTTTGAGGTTATAATTTCAGGCATGGAGGTCTGCAATGCTTTCAGCGAGTTGAACGACCCGATTGATCAAAGATATAGGTTTGAAGAACAGGCGCGTTTAAGGGCACAAGGGGATGAAGAAGCGATGACCATAGATGAGGATTTTATAAGAGCTCTTGAATATGGTATGCCACCAACAGCTGGGCTTGGTATAGGGATTGATCGGCTTGTGATGATTTTAACCAATCAGAAAACCATTCGCGATGTCATACTTTTCCCACATATGAGACCTGAAAAATAG
- a CDS encoding class II aldolase/adducin family protein, with amino-acid sequence MKIKEKLIEEIVEISHLIYKKGFVSSTDGNISAKLPNGNILCTATSVNKGEVKKSHIVEVNPTGEVVYGIYKPSTEIKMHLFIYQRRDDVKAIIHAHPPFATAFATTGLSLEGYVLPEVIINLGKIPLAKYATPSTEEVPLSIEPFVEKHDAFLLQNHGAVTLGSSLKDAYFKMEKLEHYAMIILLARILGGEKNLSQEEIAKLSEISLKSYGKKISI; translated from the coding sequence ATGAAAATTAAAGAGAAATTAATTGAGGAAATCGTTGAAATATCGCACCTGATTTATAAAAAGGGCTTCGTATCCTCAACCGACGGCAATATCTCAGCTAAACTCCCGAATGGAAATATACTTTGCACTGCGACATCCGTCAATAAAGGCGAGGTCAAAAAATCACATATCGTTGAGGTAAATCCAACAGGCGAAGTAGTTTATGGAATTTACAAGCCGTCAACCGAAATAAAAATGCATCTTTTCATTTATCAGCGTCGCGATGATGTTAAAGCGATAATTCATGCTCATCCACCGTTTGCCACCGCTTTCGCAACCACAGGGCTCTCGCTTGAGGGCTATGTCTTACCCGAGGTGATTATAAACCTTGGTAAAATACCGCTTGCTAAATATGCTACCCCATCAACCGAAGAAGTTCCATTGTCAATAGAGCCGTTTGTTGAAAAACACGATGCATTTCTCCTTCAAAATCATGGCGCGGTTACGCTTGGCTCAAGCTTGAAAGATGCCTACTTTAAAATGGAAAAACTTGAACACTATGCAATGATAATTTTACTTGCGAGAATCCTTGGCGGTGAAAAAAATCTATCACAGGAGGAAATTGCAAAACTTTCAGAAATAAGCTTAAAATCATACGGGAAAAAGATAAGTATATGA
- a CDS encoding TIGR03545 family protein produces MKYIRKSGVIFVAVLVLIFVLLNIFLTDKWLERTLEKAGEGIVGAKVEIDNLDFSILNLSFKWNRLQVAHPEIAFKNMIETGPVEFKLSPSALLKRKVVIERMKVLNIKTFTDRKTDGRLPKKKEEKKEPSFIEKQFAVVLEQVTSTPAFDILSEIKTMKVEDVVDKVKLETPNKVDSIKKEFISRVDKIRAEVESIEKEIDSLRQIERNLRSLNVRDIKTVDDLKRTRDVIVNAANFVKGLKGKYDSRINEVKDLKSKIEGAKLEFQDAIKSDLAKVKDYAKIPDISKMEVVRYLIGPKLFSYYLTYLKYSDRVEKAVEKLQAIKPEKEKKPPRFKGQDIHFVKEKALPNFWLRRCEISGETNGGFFIKGELLDVSSQPKIVGRPTIFSLEGTRPDKAQLYLKLVLDFVSSPPSQKLQLGILNFPIVDLKFDHNVKYLPIRLARASGNFNFEISKQANLIESTAKFNALNPAFAYQDVKFNNQYEEKVAEIFKQTFNSVKNVDVNILLSFKGSDFDVRFNSMLDRQLTQGFKDAVGKEIERIKQDVEKAVREKIDSYLADFERSVENKVNEAYSKLEQYNVQISEFEKLKDAKLREIEDEIKRRGGKLLEQIFRR; encoded by the coding sequence GTGAAATACATAAGAAAATCTGGCGTTATATTCGTTGCGGTTTTAGTTTTGATTTTTGTTCTTTTGAATATTTTCTTGACCGATAAATGGCTTGAAAGGACACTTGAAAAAGCCGGAGAGGGAATTGTCGGTGCAAAGGTTGAAATAGATAACCTTGACTTTTCAATTTTAAATTTATCTTTCAAGTGGAATAGATTGCAGGTTGCTCATCCAGAGATAGCTTTCAAGAATATGATTGAAACTGGTCCGGTTGAATTTAAGTTATCTCCATCTGCGCTTTTGAAGAGGAAAGTTGTAATTGAGAGGATGAAAGTTTTAAACATAAAAACATTTACAGATAGAAAAACGGACGGGCGTTTGCCAAAGAAAAAAGAAGAGAAAAAAGAGCCAAGCTTTATTGAAAAGCAATTCGCTGTAGTTCTGGAACAAGTTACATCCACCCCTGCCTTTGATATTTTGTCTGAGATAAAGACGATGAAAGTTGAAGATGTAGTTGATAAAGTTAAACTTGAAACGCCAAATAAAGTTGACTCCATAAAAAAGGAATTCATCTCGCGGGTTGATAAGATTAGGGCTGAAGTTGAATCAATTGAAAAGGAAATTGATTCTTTGAGACAAATTGAGAGAAATTTAAGGTCGCTTAATGTAAGGGATATCAAGACGGTTGATGATTTAAAAAGAACAAGGGATGTCATTGTCAACGCTGCGAATTTTGTAAAGGGATTAAAAGGTAAATATGATTCAAGGATTAACGAAGTGAAGGATTTAAAATCAAAAATTGAAGGTGCCAAACTTGAATTTCAAGATGCGATAAAAAGTGACCTTGCTAAGGTTAAAGATTATGCTAAAATTCCAGATATTTCAAAGATGGAGGTTGTGCGTTATCTGATCGGTCCGAAGTTGTTCTCGTATTATTTGACTTACCTTAAGTATTCGGACAGGGTTGAAAAAGCGGTTGAGAAGTTACAGGCGATTAAACCTGAAAAGGAGAAGAAACCACCGAGGTTTAAAGGGCAAGATATACACTTCGTTAAGGAAAAAGCTTTGCCAAATTTTTGGTTGAGACGCTGTGAAATATCAGGTGAGACCAACGGCGGTTTCTTTATAAAAGGGGAATTACTTGATGTTTCATCACAACCGAAAATCGTTGGTAGACCCACAATTTTTTCGCTTGAAGGAACTCGCCCAGACAAAGCTCAATTATATCTAAAACTTGTCCTTGATTTTGTTTCTTCACCGCCAAGTCAAAAATTGCAACTTGGGATTTTAAATTTTCCAATCGTTGATTTAAAATTTGATCACAATGTTAAATATCTCCCGATTAGATTGGCAAGGGCTAGTGGGAACTTTAACTTTGAAATTTCCAAGCAGGCGAATTTGATAGAATCAACCGCAAAGTTTAACGCTTTAAATCCCGCCTTTGCTTATCAAGATGTGAAATTTAATAATCAGTATGAAGAAAAGGTTGCTGAAATTTTCAAGCAAACATTTAACTCAGTTAAGAATGTTGACGTGAACATATTGTTGTCGTTCAAAGGATCTGATTTTGATGTGAGGTTTAACTCAATGCTTGATAGACAGTTGACGCAAGGTTTTAAAGACGCCGTGGGGAAAGAGATTGAAAGGATAAAACAAGATGTTGAAAAGGCGGTAAGAGAGAAAATTGATTCATATCTTGCTGATTTTGAGCGAAGTGTTGAGAATAAGGTAAATGAGGCATATTCAAAATTAGAACAATACAATGTTCAGATAAGTGAATTTGAGAAGCTGAAAGATGCTAAGCTAAGGGAAATAGAGGATGAAATAAAAAGGCGGGGTGGGAAATTGCTTGAACAGATTTTCAGGAGGTGA
- a CDS encoding D-alanine--D-alanine ligase, giving the protein MKTGEIKVAVLLGGTSPERDVSIISGKYVTLGLREVGYIVKPIDPALGVNQPENEDELFISSIRETPPTEEELSKLSNKNVIECINSNLLDDVDVVFIILHGKWGEDGTVQSLLELRGKKYTGSGVLASAIGIDKNMSKIVFKHHGVQTPEWFMIRKNKIDLKEIREKIEKSFSYPCVVKPNDQGSTVGLSIVKCPEDIEPAIELAFKYSDQVMVEDFIDGKELTVGILGDMALPVIEIIPKGGIYDYYHKYTKGATEYIVPAQIPEELTQKLQEQALLAFESIGCKGFARVDFRVKDNGEIYCLEINTIPGMTGTSLVPKAAKAAGIDFPELVDRIVKLALEE; this is encoded by the coding sequence ATGAAGACAGGGGAAATAAAAGTTGCGGTTTTGCTTGGGGGAACATCTCCCGAAAGGGATGTCTCAATAATTTCTGGAAAATATGTAACGCTTGGATTAAGGGAAGTCGGATACATCGTTAAACCGATTGATCCAGCCCTTGGTGTGAATCAACCCGAAAACGAGGATGAACTTTTTATAAGCTCAATAAGGGAAACCCCGCCAACTGAGGAGGAACTCTCAAAACTTTCAAATAAAAATGTGATTGAGTGCATCAACTCAAATCTCCTTGATGATGTTGATGTTGTCTTTATAATTTTGCACGGGAAATGGGGGGAAGATGGAACAGTTCAATCCTTGCTTGAGCTTCGCGGTAAAAAATATACAGGTTCCGGGGTGCTTGCAAGCGCAATCGGCATTGATAAAAATATGTCCAAAATCGTCTTCAAACATCACGGCGTTCAAACACCAGAATGGTTTATGATAAGAAAAAATAAAATTGACCTGAAGGAAATAAGAGAAAAAATTGAAAAATCATTCTCATACCCATGTGTAGTGAAACCCAACGATCAGGGTTCAACCGTCGGCTTAAGTATAGTCAAATGTCCCGAAGATATTGAACCGGCAATTGAACTTGCCTTCAAATACTCAGATCAAGTCATGGTTGAGGACTTCATAGATGGCAAGGAGCTAACAGTTGGAATTCTCGGGGATATGGCATTGCCAGTGATTGAAATAATACCCAAGGGCGGGATTTATGATTATTACCATAAATACACAAAAGGGGCAACCGAATACATAGTCCCTGCGCAAATACCAGAAGAACTAACCCAAAAACTTCAAGAACAAGCCTTGCTTGCGTTTGAGTCAATCGGATGTAAGGGATTCGCAAGGGTTGATTTCAGAGTTAAAGATAACGGCGAAATATATTGCCTTGAAATTAACACAATCCCAGGCATGACAGGAACAAGCTTAGTCCCTAAAGCAGCTAAAGCAGCTGGAATTGATTTCCCAGAACTCGTTGACAGAATTGTAAAACTTGCTCTTGAGGAGTGA